CTTCTCTGTTATTTTAATTGCGGTGGAGGTTGGGCCCAACCGTGGTTCTCCGGTTCAGATCCGACGATCTTGGTAGCAGATCTGGGATGTTCTTCACGGCGTGGATGGGTTTTGAGGACGGCTCCTCTTCTTGCTTGGTCCTGTTAAAGTCTCGCTCCAGATCTCTGTCTGGAGGGTTTTCTATGCCACGGTGGTGTGTCCTTCGAGCTAGGCGGCGCGTGAGTGCTGGGTAAATCTCTTTTGGGCGTGTGGCTGTGTGGTCGCGTCTCCCTTATGTGGATTTGAGTCTGAAGTATCTCGATCTTTCGTCTCTCCATTTCAACTTCGGGTTTCTCCGGTGGTCGTGTGTGGAGTGCTATGTAGGTGGGTTGTCGGCTCTTTCCTGTGGGTACTCTGGTGGCAGCGTACGGTGAGGTGTTCTTCTCTTTTAGCGAGTGGTTTCGGCCGCGTTAGAATAGTGGCCTCCTCTTCGAAGTAGGTTTGGGTCCAGCGTGTGGCGCTCCCGGTCGCTACCTCTCTCTCCCTCTTGTGTTTTGGCGGTGGGTTTGCTCTGTGGATGTGGGTGTGTCTGTCGACAGAGACTAGGTTTCAATTGAGCTTTCGGCCTAATAGCTTGTTCGAAGGTTGTTTCGCCGGAGGAGCTGTGCCCAACCGATCCCTTTGCTCTATATGAACCTTGGGTTAAATGGATGTACACGGTCCCGGGACTAGTTGGTTGGAGGCGACATTCTTCAGCTACTAGTTCCGAACGACGGCATCGTTGGTTCGTGGACACCTCCTTGTATCGCCGGCTAAATAATTTTGTACGGGTTTGCAGGTCTGAGATTGTAATTCTTTTAGGAGGTCTTGATGAGTGGGTCACTCGGAAGTTGTAGGAGCCGTAGCATCAAGGTTTGAGGATGCCTTTCTCTCGTTAGCTAGCGGCAACCAGATGCTCGTTCCGCTTATTCCTCTTCTTCACAGTCCATCACTGCTTCGTTGCTGTCCGGGTCATTGTCATGGTCTCGTCTCCTTTCATCTTAGTATAATTCACTGTTTAGACTCTCTGTTTAGATTTAATTTTTGAATCTTACTTGTTGCTGTGTAATTTCTGTAATAAATTGTATAATATTTAATATTTTACCAAAAAAAAAAATAACGCTTATGCGTCGACAAAGCTCTGAACAAACTATTTCCTTATAACTGCGATTTTCTTTTTTTTTTTTTAGTTATGGGTTATCCCTGTACGAAATATAACATGTTAATCAGTCCTCTCTCGTTGCTCAAAAAAAAAAGAATCAGTCCTCTCTCAACAACGAGATTTACATATCATCGTCAAGCGGATCTTATATGCTATAACTAGATATCATTTATATAGGTTTTCATTATTTGCTTGATGAATTTTTTTTTCTTTTTTCTTTAAATAGATATATTATTTTATGATCCAAAACGGGATTTCAAGTTTCGATTACAAGCTCAATTTGAACAAAATGATCTAAATCAAACGTAAACTAAGTTAGCTTCGCTCAACCACCACCCCGGCGCATTCCACTAGTTGTCTCCGCAATCCTTAGATTATCAATTGCCGTTCTCAACCGTTAATGGTATCCACAAAGAAGGTGGTGTTCACCTCGTTTCCTCGGTTGCCGATTACTTCTCGTGCCATTACCGGAGTAGCTGGTTCTTGACGATCTCATCAAGCTTGTTCTCTCCGCCGACTTTAACCTCATTATCCGGGTGGAAGAGAGGCAAAGATAACATACCAGAGCTTCGAGAAACAATAGGTTGTGATGAAGGCAAACCCCAAAATCGAGTGTTCCTTAACCTTAAAAGCTGACTCTCCACCTCCGCAACCGGAGACACCTCGGTGAATATTTTAAATACTATAGATGGTTATATATGAGAAATTGATGAGATTAATAAAGGATCTTGTTTTTATTTCTTAGGTTGATATCTCATATATATATATTTCACGATCATGATGAATAGGACCAACAAAACTTCATAATTTCAACGTTACAGCAACTTCACGAGTTATCAAAGTTCCAATATAACAAGAATTAGCTTATTAAGCTTAATGATACTTTTATAATAATTTTATATAACAAACTGCCTGATCACCGTTCCATCAAAGGTTTAACATAAGTTCAAATATACTCGAAAGGAAAACATGATAATATTTGTTATCAAGAAGAATATTTCAAAGACCTGCAGTGTTGTAATAAAAAGTTTCAAAAAAAAAAGAATATTTCACAATTTCTTTTTGTAACATGGTCGTTGCATGTTCTCTTGGGTTTGAATTTGCTTATAGTGTTTTACATTTTCTTAAGATTTTTTCTTTGCTTACATTTTCTTAAAAATATTTCCAAACGAAATTTAGTTATCATATGGAGATTATACATGTAGAACGAAACATAAAATTTCTTTTTAACTGTATGTATGTGCTTTTCATCTATGCTTTTACAAGTTTACAAAGAATAAAAGGAATATCGTTAAATTCCATTATGATAAATGTCTTGTACAATTTTGTAAATGACATGTAAGCATAAAAACAAACTCACAAGAAAAGCCAATAAAAATGCATGTGTACTTGTCTACTTCTGATATAAAGACCATAAAGGTGAAAATAAAACAGAAAGAAAATGGTGACAAAAAAAAAACAAAAAGCATGATAAACAGAAAATATATAATCTGTTTTAAATAAAAAGGACACGTATACAATCGGGAAACAGAGGACGGCACCGAACCAATTGGACTTCCCCTCTTCTTCAATCCCTTATAAATACTTTGTACTTTCCCTTACGTACTCCTATGACCTTTGTTTCTCTCTTCTCTATTAATTTTCTTAAAGCTCTCTGATTAGCTCATTATTGTTAAAGCCTGTTGACCAATATTGTGATTAATAATCAATCATCAAGATTCAAGAAAAAAATCACATGGGAAGATCACCTTGTTGCGAGAAGAACGGGCTCAAGAAAGGGCCGTGGACGTCCGAGGAAGACCAGAAGCTCCTTGACTATATCAAGAAACATGGATATGGTAACTGGAGAACCCTCCCTAAAAATGCTGGTACGTCTCTTAATTTACATTTTTAACCATGTTTTGAGTAATGATGTTATCTAAAAGTTTCGATAGTTAAATTTTGTTTTCTTCACTTAATTATTAGGTTTGCAGAGATGTGGCAAGAGTTGCCGATTAAGGTGGACTAACTATCTCCGACCAGATATAAAGCGAGGAAGATTCTCCTTTGAAGAAGAAGAAACAATTATTCAGCTTCATAGCTTTTTAGGAAACAAGTGAGTATAGTTTTGATTTTGTCGTGACAATAAATATTTTCTTTGAACTATTTCAAGATTCTTATGTGTTTGCCCTTTTATAGGTGGTCTGCTATTGCGGCGCGTCTGCCTGGAAGAACAGATAACGAGATCAAGAATTTTTGGAACACACATATAAGAAAGAAGCTACTTAGAATGGGGATTGATCCGATGACTCACAGTCCGCGACTCGATCTCCTCGACATCTCATCCATCTTAGCATCATCTCTTTACAATTCTTCTTCGCGTCATGTGAACATGTCAAGACTCATGATGGATGGTCATCGTCAGCATCAACAGCAACAACCATTGGTTAACCCCGAAATACTCGAGGTAGCTACCTCTCTCTTCTCTCAAAACCAAAACCAAAACTTCGTGATGGATCATGATTCCAAAACCCATGATAACCACACGTCTTATCATCATGATGTTAACCAAACCGGAGTAAATCAATACCAGACCAACCATCAAGAACTCCAGTATTGCTTGCCACCATTCCCCAGCGAAGCTCACATTAACGATATGGATCATCACGGAGAACATACGTTTGCTTTAAACTTGAATACGTCGGTCCAAGATTGTGATATTCAGTTGTTCAACGACTATGCAAGCTCTAATTTTGTATTAGACCATTCTTATCTAGATCAGAGCTTCAACTTCGCTGATTCGGTCCTGAACACGCCATCCTCGAGCCCGACTACGTTAAACTCCAGTGCCACGACTTACATCAAGAGTAGCAGTTGTAGCATTGAAGATGAAATAGAAAGCTATTGCAGTAATTTCATTAAGTTTGATATTCCCGATT
The DNA window shown above is from Brassica oleracea var. oleracea cultivar TO1000 chromosome C3, BOL, whole genome shotgun sequence and carries:
- the LOC106333058 gene encoding myb-related protein 315-like, producing the protein MGRSPCCEKNGLKKGPWTSEEDQKLLDYIKKHGYGNWRTLPKNAGLQRCGKSCRLRWTNYLRPDIKRGRFSFEEEETIIQLHSFLGNKWSAIAARLPGRTDNEIKNFWNTHIRKKLLRMGIDPMTHSPRLDLLDISSILASSLYNSSSRHVNMSRLMMDGHRQHQQQQPLVNPEILEVATSLFSQNQNQNFVMDHDSKTHDNHTSYHHDVNQTGVNQYQTNHQELQYCLPPFPSEAHINDMDHHGEHTFALNLNTSVQDCDIQLFNDYASSNFVLDHSYLDQSFNFADSVLNTPSSSPTTLNSSATTYIKSSSCSIEDEIESYCSNFIKFDIPDFLDVNGFII